The genomic window TGATAGCGATTTCAATTCTTCTTTAACTGATAGAAGTATTCTATCCGTAGAAAAGATCTTTCATTATGCCAATACTATAGATATTGAGAAAATTGCTCCTGTGTTTAGTAAAGTAGTTGATTACAACAAAAGAATTGCAGAGGAAGGCTTAAATCAGAAGTATGGAGTAAATATAGGTGCAGCTATTCAAAAGAATATTAGTAGAGGAATCTATGGGGATGATCAAAGAAATAGATCAGCCTCTTTTACAGCTGCAGGTAGCGACGCTCGAATGGGAGGTAGTGCTATGCCAGTAATGACGACAAGTGGTAGTGGTAACCAAGGAATGACTGCTTCCTTGCCTATAATTAAATACTGTTTGGATCAAGGTATTTCCGATGAGAAGTTATACAGAGCATTATTCATGTCTCATTTAACGACAGTACACGTTAAAACGAACGTAGGAAGACTTTCTGCATATTGTGGAGCAATGACAGCCTCAGCGGCAGTAAGTGGCACCTTGGTCTATTTAGAAGGCGGAAACGTGAAAGATATTCAGAATGCAATCACAAATACTTTGGGAAATGTATCTGGAGTTATTTGCGATGGTGCTAAAGCATCTTGTGCAACTAAAATTGCCTCTGGTATATACTCAGCTTTCGATGGAGCGATGTTAGCACAAATGGGTAGTGTACTTTCTTGTGATGACGGTATTATTGGAGATGGAGTCGAAGATACAATACAAAATGTAGGAACATTGGCTCAGGAAGGTATGAAAACCACAGATAAGACGATATTGGAAATCATGACTAAATAAAGTCTTGATATATAGAAAATTTAAATGGGTTGGTAAACGGATTTATATCCTGATTTACCAACCCATTTTTATATGTTCTTAGAAAAATACAATAATGTTCCACGTGGATCATTCTAGATAGGGGTGATTCTTTATTTTATTACATATCAGTTAATTTAATGAATAGTTTAATTATTTTTTAAGATTTAACAGTAATCGATATAAATTGAATAAAATAATTAAATTAAAGTGTAATCAATTAATAATCAATCACTTACGTTTTTAACGTGGAAAATCACCTATTTAAAAGCCTTGAGTAAATTTTCTTTGTGTTTATTGTATTCTGAGTAATCACCTAATTGTAGCATCAAGCGTTCGCTAATCATGATACTATTGTTCAGGTTAAGGATGTCAGAATGATTACAGTCCACCTTTATTTTAAATTCTAATAATTCATTCATAGACTCCCAATTAAAAGATGTATAGATTTCCCGTTCCAATGAGTTAGATCCATTAGAACAAAATACACCCATAGGAATATTCTTTTTTCTAAGATTGGGAATGTTTAATGGATTGATGATGGATTTATATTGATTTTTAAATAGACTTTCTTTGTGAGTC from Flammeovirga yaeyamensis includes these protein-coding regions:
- a CDS encoding L-cysteine desulfidase family protein → MSVNKQEEMLFLKIMEEEIVPAEGCTEPIAIAYAAALATKYLGERPQKLVVNVSGNILKNAMSVVVPNSEGKVGIKVAAAMGALFGDAEADLMVISKVSSEDMKMVTNFLENNKVEIQVAENAMALYINMEVEGNNHSASVEIKHTHTNVTKVIKDGKILIDQPCNDSDFNSSLTDRSILSVEKIFHYANTIDIEKIAPVFSKVVDYNKRIAEEGLNQKYGVNIGAAIQKNISRGIYGDDQRNRSASFTAAGSDARMGGSAMPVMTTSGSGNQGMTASLPIIKYCLDQGISDEKLYRALFMSHLTTVHVKTNVGRLSAYCGAMTASAAVSGTLVYLEGGNVKDIQNAITNTLGNVSGVICDGAKASCATKIASGIYSAFDGAMLAQMGSVLSCDDGIIGDGVEDTIQNVGTLAQEGMKTTDKTILEIMTK